Proteins from one Corvus cornix cornix isolate S_Up_H32 chromosome 19, ASM73873v5, whole genome shotgun sequence genomic window:
- the ALKBH4 gene encoding alpha-ketoglutarate-dependent dioxygenase alkB homolog 4 isoform X2 has protein sequence MQAAGGGGGPGCGCKGIRSCLLCEGPAPAAPPPQGEDNFTYCPATGLAKGNEHSEFAGWAFPFPGVFLVEEFISEDEECEIVELMDRDDWKPSQSGRKKQDYGPKVNFKKQRLKAGSFTGLPGFSRKIVAQMKACAVLSGFLPVEQCNLDYRPERGSAIDPHFDDWWLWGERLVSLNLLSKTVLSMSCDSEDTIQLFPISSKEELSPPGSFTQTSSCRNSGEGGTKCFLSPRLVPGKEAHRAPPRLHHLQGALRGVQRRGEARGTGQRTASSCSFLSRETRVTTRLRFVGRCVN, from the exons ATGCAGGCGGCAGGCGGCGGCGGAGGGCCGGGCTGCGGCTGCAAGGGGATCcgctcctgcctgctctgcgAGGGGCCCGCGCCGGCCGCTCCGCCCCCGCAG GGAGAAGATAATTTCACTTACTGTCCAGCAACAGGCCTAGCTAAAGGAAATGAGCACTCGGAATTTGCTGGCTGGGCATTTCCCTTTCCAGGGGTGTTCCTGGTGGAGGAGTTCATTAGTGAAGATGAAGAGTGTGAGATAGTGGAACTGATGGATCGAGATGACTGGAAACCATCACAGTCTGGCCGAAAGAAACAG GACTATGGACCCAAAGTGAACTTCAAGAAACAAAGGCTGAAAGCTGGCAGCTTTACCGGTTTGCCAGGTTTCAGCAGAAAGATTGTGGCCCAGATGAAggcctgtgctgtgctcagtggTTTCTTACCTGTGGAACAGTGTAACCTGGACTACAGACCAGAAAGAGGCTCTGCCATCGACCCCCACTTTGATGACTGGTGGCTCTGGGGGGAGCGCCTGGTCAGCTTGAACTTGCTGTCAAAAACTGTGCTCTCCATGTCCTGCGATTCAGAGGACACCATCCAATTATTTCCCATTTCCAGTAAAGAGGAATTAAGTCCCCCTGGATCTTTCACGCAGACATCATCGTGCAGAAATTCAGGAGAAGGGGGAACCAAGTGCTTTTTGTCCCCAAGGCTGGTTCCGGGTAAGGAG GCACATCGAGCACCGCCGCGTCTGCATCACCTTCAGGGAGCTCTCCGCGGAGTTCAGCGCCGGGGGGAGGCACGAGGAACTGGGCAAAGAACTGCTTCAAGTTGCTCTTTCCTTTCAAGGGAGACCCGTGTGACCACGAGGTTGCGTTTTGTTGGGAGATGTGTAAACTGA
- the ALKBH4 gene encoding alpha-ketoglutarate-dependent dioxygenase alkB homolog 4 isoform X1: MQAAGGGGGPGCGCKGIRSCLLCEGPAPAAPPPQGEDNFTYCPATGLAKGNEHSEFAGWAFPFPGVFLVEEFISEDEECEIVELMDRDDWKPSQSGRKKQDYGPKVNFKKQRLKAGSFTGLPGFSRKIVAQMKACAVLSGFLPVEQCNLDYRPERGSAIDPHFDDWWLWGERLVSLNLLSKTVLSMSCDSEDTIQLFPISSKEELSPPGSFTQTSSCRNSGEGGTKCFLSPRLVPGKEVSVAIPLPQRSLVVLHGDARYKWKHGIHRRHIEHRRVCITFRELSAEFSAGGRHEELGKELLQVALSFQGRPV; this comes from the exons ATGCAGGCGGCAGGCGGCGGCGGAGGGCCGGGCTGCGGCTGCAAGGGGATCcgctcctgcctgctctgcgAGGGGCCCGCGCCGGCCGCTCCGCCCCCGCAG GGAGAAGATAATTTCACTTACTGTCCAGCAACAGGCCTAGCTAAAGGAAATGAGCACTCGGAATTTGCTGGCTGGGCATTTCCCTTTCCAGGGGTGTTCCTGGTGGAGGAGTTCATTAGTGAAGATGAAGAGTGTGAGATAGTGGAACTGATGGATCGAGATGACTGGAAACCATCACAGTCTGGCCGAAAGAAACAG GACTATGGACCCAAAGTGAACTTCAAGAAACAAAGGCTGAAAGCTGGCAGCTTTACCGGTTTGCCAGGTTTCAGCAGAAAGATTGTGGCCCAGATGAAggcctgtgctgtgctcagtggTTTCTTACCTGTGGAACAGTGTAACCTGGACTACAGACCAGAAAGAGGCTCTGCCATCGACCCCCACTTTGATGACTGGTGGCTCTGGGGGGAGCGCCTGGTCAGCTTGAACTTGCTGTCAAAAACTGTGCTCTCCATGTCCTGCGATTCAGAGGACACCATCCAATTATTTCCCATTTCCAGTAAAGAGGAATTAAGTCCCCCTGGATCTTTCACGCAGACATCATCGTGCAGAAATTCAGGAGAAGGGGGAACCAAGTGCTTTTTGTCCCCAAGGCTGGTTCCGGGTAAGGAGGTGAGTGTGGCCATCCCCTTGCCCCAGAGGTCGCTGGTGGTGCTGCACGGGGACGCGCGGTACAAGTGGAAACACGGGATCCACCGCAGGCACATCGAGCACCGCCGCGTCTGCATCACCTTCAGGGAGCTCTCCGCGGAGTTCAGCGCCGGGGGGAGGCACGAGGAACTGGGCAAAGAACTGCTTCAAGTTGCTCTTTCCTTTCAAGGGAGACCCGTGTGA